One genomic segment of Salmo trutta unplaced genomic scaffold, fSalTru1.1, whole genome shotgun sequence includes these proteins:
- the arid1aa gene encoding AT-rich interactive domain-containing protein 1A isoform X1: protein MAAQVASAATLNTSPPSELKKPDRDPNEDSILGEKQQENKQPGLERGSPGRGDLQDGADVGNAGGGGEPEMKNGNGNPSRTNNNQNDSIGSEGNNHPGMVHHHGSGFPPPSYGYSQHYGRAPFHQHGGQQSPGMAAAAGPAVQSSNMMDPYQPNSHDHGFSNHQFNNYNPFPNRTPYSGQGYGMNPSRNTQAPAAGGQPANVKQQPAGGPTAMAASYNNQRYNMGNPQPTSTPTLNQLLTSPSSTRIYPNYPSSEYSNQEGASKGPTDTGSSGQYGGGNPGWQQRTHHPPPMSPGSTGQPLGRSQPPGAMDPMAKMRGQQYGGGSPYSQQPGQGPPPGAQQGHAYPGQGYGPLGSQRYPVVMQGRTPGAMGGMQYGQQMPSYGQQGPGGYGPQGQGPYYGQQGQALHPGQQQGPYPQAPLGQQGGQTPYPQQSHPPQTSASHAQGGPPYPQPHMPPQSQGPQPGPSQGPPQSQPPYSQGPAQAQAQSGQPPYPQQQGPPSQPPQQASSQVPAVSQPQLSYPPTQGPQQLPTQQQQQPQIPSQPPQQPPGHSQHPQGQPASYSQNPPQQQQSQQSPYQRFPPPPQQEISQDSFSSQSSAPPSNQPKSVSEDVSMQGQLSSLPVSPHPTCAKDLSGSIDDLPTGTDGALSPGVSTSGVSSSQGEQSNLAQSPFSPHTSPHLPGIRGPSPSPAGSPASATTSRTGPLSPATMPGTQMPPRPSSVQSDGSLHPAMSQSPMAQERGFIQRNPQMPPYGSPQSASPLSPRQSSGGQMHPGMGPYQQQNNSMGGYGPQGGQYGPQGYPRQPGYNNMPNANYPGPGMGNPMNSGPGIANPMSGQGGLPYAGIPPGRMPAGQMGVRPYGPNMVPNMPPNMGNMPPQVGSGMCPPPGLNRKAQEAAAVVMQHAATNSIHSRMPGYPNMSPGMMGSGAPYGPSMNNMPGMMNAQGGPPFPMGPNMANNSSGLAPSPEFGMDGKMNQGQKMNNKVDGTPKVEPTKSKKSSSSTTTNEKITRLYELGPELERKMWVDRYLGFIEEKAMGMTNLPAVGRKPLDLFRLYVSVKEIGGFAQVSVNKNKKWRELSTNLNVGTSSSAASSLKKQYIQCLYAFECKIERGEDPPPEIITDNKKANQAKVQPPSPAGSGSLQGPQTPQSTSSSMAEGSDLKPPTPASTPHPTQIPPGARSNVALQDPFADGSDPAFPRRNSLTPNSGYQSGMSTPEMPGRMGPGPYEGPGPNKDPFGAMRKVGEQFLPASQGPNSGMAEQQQFNRGPPPGAMGNMSMAQRQPYGPGPYGQGYERRPEQGMGPEGSMGSGAPQPNLMPVNSDTGMYSPNRYPPQQQPRNDSYGNQYPGHGTPPGGSYPNQQPGMYPQQQQVMAPTHCNYKRPVEGGYPPAKRHEGEMYSAPFSAGLQQQQQQPQQQPGVASAPPAGQPEMYQPQYSSGSFTGTDRRLPGPQGQFPFPFNRERMQAATGPNAQPSMPPQMMQPSPDGPPGVVWQGRGELNYPGNYPNRQGVPPGGPAQGPGHPGMNRGSEEISSEQRMNHEGQWGPGQMGPRQPPYGPGGTGPPMTRTLQSNYQSAQAMQNHIPQVSSPSPMPRGGPMESRTSPSKSPYMHSGIKMQKAGPPVPASHIVPQSVQSPLIRRDMPFPPGSVEATHPILKPRRCLTTKDIGTPEAWRVMMSLKSGLLAESTWALDTINILLYDDNSISTFNLNSLPGLLELVVEYFRRCLIEIFGILREYEVGDPGQRTLLDPDALKRDWSCTEDEEPGVEDMKVEGEDEEEDDDDDEEEEEEVVVQRSKQPAGTTIEGQARVKQEDEQELCSERDTLKEKDAEDEEKSFSTFEQPSSSSDPPGLGPATPQERPKQASKFDKLPLKMVRKKDPFPAGRATQRGKVQEFDSGLLHWSAGGGDSTEHIQTHFERREEFLVPRERVLVIPTTKRKRPEPENVGDKENATPTEKDKQKGGRDQRPSQPSSTEKASTTTDGKEGKSEHSDAETEEMSQTEEPQSQQEHDKSSGPPRQQVPQRVVEDEPHSKDEGPLVTLDNWQDALARRCVCVSNIVRSLSFVPGNDQEMSKHPGLMLLLGRLVLLHHRHPERKQAPLTYEKEEESDDCLGQRDEWWWDCLSLLRENCLVTLANISGQLDLSIYPESICLPLLDGLLHWAVCPSAEAQDPFPTLGPHSAMSPQRLVLETLSKLSIQDNNVDLVLATPPLARLEKLYGTLVRLVGERKVAVCREMSVVLLANLAQGDSMAARAIAVQKGSVGNLLGFLEDSLAATQLQQSQNSLLHLQGMHFEPTSNDMMRRAARALHALAKVEENHSEFTLYESRLLDLSVSPLMNSVVSHVICDVLFLIGQS from the exons ATGGCCGCTCAGGTCGCCAGCGCCGCCACTCTCAACACAAGCCCGCCTTCCGAACTAAAGAAACCGGATCGAGACCCAAATGAGGATTCTATACTGGGGGAAAAGCAGCAGGAAAACAAGCAGCCGGGATTAGAGCGCGGATCTCCGGGCCGGGGGGATCTGCAGGACGGGGCCGATGTTGGAAatgcagggggaggaggggaaccTGAGATGAAGAACGGGAACGGGAACCCTTCCAGGACTAATAATAATCAGAATGATTCCATCGGATCCGAGGGGAATAACCATCCCGGGATGGTACACCACCATGGGTCCGGTTTTCCTCCACCTTCTTATGGATACAGTCAACACTACGGCCGGGCCCCTTTTCATCAACATGGCGGACAACAAAGCCCTGGCATGGCAGCTGCTGCAGGTCCAGCCGTGCAGTCGAGTAATATGATGGACCCATATCAACCCAATTCGCACGACCATGGCTTTTCTAACCACCAGTTTAACAATTACAATCCATTCCCGAACAGAACTCCCTATTCTGGCCAAGGATACGGCATGAACCCCTCACGTAATACCCAGGCTCCAGCAGCTGGGGgacagccagctaacgttaagcAGCAACCAGCAGGAGGACCCACAGCAATGGCTGCATCTTACAACAACCAGAGATATAATATGGGGAATCCACAGCCAACGTCTACCCCAACCCTCAACCAGCTCCTAACATCTCCAAGCTCCACGCGTATATATCCAAATTACCCATCTAGTGAATATAGTAATCAGGAAGGCGCTAGTAAGGGACCAACAGACACGGGCAGTAGCGGTCAGTATGGAGGGGGGAATCCGGGTTGGCAACAAAGGACCCATCATCCGCCGCCTATGAGCCCTGGAAGTACAGGGCAACCCCTAGGTAGAAGCCAG CCCCCAGGTGCAATGGATCCGATGGCTAAAATGAGAGGCCAGCAGTACGGAGGGGGCAGTCCATACTCCCAACAACCTGGGCAGGGGCCACCCCCAGGAGCCCAGCAGGGTCACGCATACCCGGGCCAAGGCTACGGTCCCCTTGGCTCCCAGAGATACCCGGTGGTCATGCAGGGCCGCACCCCTGGGGCTATGGGAGGCATGCAGTACGGGCAGCAG ATGCCGTCTTATGGGCAGCAGGGACCAGGAGGCTATGGGCCTCAGGGCCAAGGGCCCTACTACGGCCAACAGGGCCAGGCTTTACACCCAGGCCAGCAGCAAGGGCCCTACCCCCAGGCACCTCTGGGACAGCAGGGTGGTCAGACACCCTACCCTCAGCAGTCCCATCCTCCCCAGACGTCAGCCTCACATGCCCAGGGTGGGCCGCCCTATCCGCAGCCCCACATGCCCCCCCAGTCCCAGGGCCCGCAGCCAGGTCCATCCCAAGGGCCCCCACAGTCTCAGCCGCCCTACTCCCAGGGCCCAGCCCAGGCTCAGGCCCAGTCTGGTCAGCCTCCTTACCCCCAGCAGCAGGGGCCCCCCAGCCAGCCTCCACAGCAGGCCAGCTCCCAGGTCCCAGCAGTGTCGCAGCCCCAGCTTAGCTATCCACCCACGCAGGGCCCACAACAGCTCCCcacgcagcagcagcagcaaccccAGATACCTTCTCAACCCCCTCAGCAACCACCAGGTCACAGCCAGCATCCACAGGGCCAGCCTGCATCCTACTCCCAGAATCCTCCACAGCAACAGCAGTCACAGCAGTCACCTTACCAACGCTTCCCTCCTCCACCACAGCAG GAGATATCCCAGGACTCGTTCAGTTCCCAGTCTAGCGCCCCTCCCTCCAACCAGCCCAAAAGTGTCTCAGAGGACGTCAGCATGCAAGGCCAGCTGTCCAGCCTACCGGTGAGTCCTCACCCAACCTGTGCAAAG GATCTCTCAGGCTCCATCGATGACCTGCCCACGGGCACGGATGGCGCTCTGAGTCCTGGCGTGAGCACTTCAGGTGTGTCAAGCAGCCAGGGCGAGCAGAGCAACCTGGCCCAGTCGCCCTTCTCGCCCCACACCTCTCCCCACCTGCCAGGCATCCGAGGGCCCTCACCGTCACCCGCCGGCTCCCCCGCCAGTGCCACCACCTCCCGCACGGGGCCCCTCTCACCCGCCACAATGCCAG GGACCCAGATGCCCCCTAGACCATCGAGTGTGCAGTCTGACGGGAGTCTGCACCCCGCTATGAGCCAGTCTCCCATGGCCCAGGAGAGAG GGTTCATACAGAGAAACCCCCAGATGCCCCCATATGGTTCACCACAGTCTGCCTCTCCCCTGTCACCCCGACAGTCCTCTGGAGGCCAGATGCACCCTGGGATGGGACCTTATCAGCAGCAGAACAACTCCATGGGGGGCTACGGACCCCAGGGTGGGCAGTATGGCCCACAAG GTTACCCCCGGCAACCTGGATACAACAACATGCCCAATGCCAACTACCCTGGCCCTGGCATGGGCAACCCCATGAACTCTGGCCCTGGCATTGCCAACCCCATGTCTGGGCAAGGGGGGCTGCCATACGCAGGCATCCCCCCTGGTAGAATGCCTGCGGGCCAGATGGGAGTGCGTCCCTATGGCCCTAACATGGTGCCCAACATGCCACCCAATATGGGTAACATGCCACCTCAGGTGGGCTCAGGGATGTGCCCTCCCCCCGGCCTCAACCGGAAGGCCCAGGAGGCTGCAGCTGTAGTCATGCAACACGCTGCTACCAACTCCATACACAGCAG GATGCCTGGCTACCCCAACATGTCCCCTGGCATGATGGGCTCTGGCGCCCCCTATGGCCCTTCCATGAACAACATGCCTGGCATGATGAACGCGCAGGGCGGCCCGCCTTTCCCTATGGGGCCCAACATGGCCAATAACTCCAGTG GTTTGGCCCCCAGTCCAGAGTTTGGTATGGATGGGAAAATGAACCAGGGCCAGAAGATGAACAACAAAGTGGACGGAACACCGAAAGTAGAACCGACTAAATCCAAG AAGTCAAGCTCTTCCACGACAACCAACGAGAAGATCACGCGTCTGTATGAGCTGGGCCCCGAGCTTGAGAGGAAGATGTGGGTGGACCGCTACCTGGGCTTTATCGAGGAGAAAGCCATGGGCATGACCAATCTGCCTGCTGTGGGCCGCAAGCCCCTAGACCTCTTCAGACTCTATGTCTCGGTCAAGGAGATTGGAGGCTTCGCACAGGTCAGT GTGAACAAGAACAAGAAGTGGCGGGAGCTATCCACCAACCTGAACGTTGGCACGTCGAGCAGCGCTGCCAGCTCCCTGAAGAAGCAGTACATCCAATGTCTGTACGCCTTCGAGTGCAAGATCGAACGCGGGGAGGACCCCCCTCCTGAGATCATCACTGACAACAAGAAGGCCAACCAGGCCAAGGTCCAGCCACCCTCCCCAG CTGGGTCAGGTTCTCTCCAGGGCCCTCAGACCCCCCAGTCCACCAGCAGCTCCATGGCCGAGGGCAGCGACCTCAAGCCCCCCACACCCGCCTCCACCCCACACCCCACCCAGATACCACCCGGGGCCAG GAGCAATGTGGCGCTGCAGGACCCATTTGCTGACGGTAGTGACCCTGCTTTCCCCAGAAGGAACTCCTTGACCCCTAACTCTGGCTACCAGTCTGGCATGAGCACCCCAGAGATGCCAGGTCGCATGGGTCCAGGGCCCTACGAGGGTCCAGGGCCTAACAAAGACCCCTTTGGTGCCATGCGGAAAG TTGGGGAGCAGTTCTTGCCTGCCAGTCAGGGTCCTAACAGTGGGATGGCTGAGCAGCAACAGTTTAACCGTGGGCCTCCTCCAGGTGCTATGGGGAACATGTCGATGGCTCAGAGACAACCGTACGGACCAGGACCTTACGGACAAGGCTACGAAAGGAG GCCAGAGCAGGGGATGGGCCCAGAGGGCAGCATGGGATCTGGTGCACCGCAGCCAAACCTGATGCCCGTCAACTCCGACACGGGGATGTACTCGCCAAACCGCTACCCACCACAGCAGCAGCCACG GAATGATTCCTATGGTAATCAATATCCTGGCCATGGTACTCCCCCTGGTGGTTCCTATCCCAATCAACAGCCAGGAATGTACCCACAGCAACAACAGGTGATGGCTCCAACCCACTGT AACTACAAGCGTCCCGTGGAAGGGGGCTACCCACCAGCGAAGCGTCACGAGGGGGAGATGTACAGCGCACCCTTCAGTGCAGggctgcagcagcagcaacaacaaccgCAGCAGCAGCCAGGGGTGGCCTCTGCACCCCCTGCTGGCCAGCCAGAGATGTACCAACCCCAGTACAGCAGCGGCTCCTTCACCGGCACTGACCGCCGCCTGCCTGGTCCCCAGGGCCAGTTCCCCTTCCCCTTCAACAGAGAGCGCATGCAGGCCGCCACGGGGCCCAACGCCCAGCCCTCCATGCCCCCTCAGATGATGCAGCCAAGCCCTGACGGACCCCCGGGTGTTGTGTGGCAAGGCCGCGGGGAGCTGAACTATCCCGGCAACTACCCCAACCGGCAGGGTGTCCCCCCAGGGGGCCCAGCCCAGGGACCTGGCCACCCCGGCATGAACCGTGGTTCGGAGGAAATATCATCAGAGCAGCGCATGAACCACGAGGGCCAATGGGGGCCAGGTCAGATGGGCCCTCGGCAGCCCCCCTACGGCCCTGGAGGGACGGGCCCGCCCATGACCCGCACCCTACAGTCCAACTACCAATCCGCTCAGGCCATGCAGAACCACATTCCACAGGTGTCCAGTCCCTCCCCCATGCCCCGCGGGGGCCCCATGGAGAGCCGGACGTCGCCCAGTAAATCTCCCTACATGCACAGTGGCATCAAGATGCAAAAGGCAGGGCCCCCGGTTCCTGCCTCTCACATAGTGCCCCAGTCTGTGCAGTCCCCTCTGATCCGTAGAGACATGCCCTTTCCCCCAGGCTCAGTGGAGGCCACCCACCCCATCCTAAAACCACGCCGATGCCTCACAACGAAAGATATCG GGACCCCAGAGGCTTGGAGGGTGATGATGTCCCTAAAGTCTGGCCTGTTGGCTGAGAGCACGTGGGCCCTCGACACCATCAACATCCTCCTGTATGACGACAACAGCATCTCCACCTTCAACCTCAATTCG CTGCCTGGCCTGCTGGAGCTGGTGGTGGAGTACTTCCGGCGCTGCCTCATCGAGATCTTTGGGATCCTGCGCGAGTACGAGGTGGGCGATCCCGGCCAGAGGACTCTACTGGACCCTGATGCCCTGAAAAGAGACTGGAGCTGCACGGAAGATGAGGAACCAGGGGTGGAGGACATGAaggtagaaggagaggatgaggaggaggatgatgatgatgacgaggaggaggaagaagaggtggtgGTGCAGCGTTCAAAACAGCCGGCCGGGACGACAATTGAGGGACAGGCTCGGGTGAAGCAAGAGGATGAGCAGGAGTTGTGCTCAGAACGGGACACTCTGAAAGAGAAGGATGCTGAAGATGAGGAGAAGAGCTTCTCTACCTTTGAGCAGCCCAGCTCTTCATCGGACCCCCCTGGCCTGGGCCCGGCTACCCCCCAGGAGAGACCCAAACAGGCTAGCAAGTTCGACAAGCTCCCCCTGAAGATGGTACGGAAGAAGGACCCGTTTCCGGCAGGCAGGGCAACCCAGAGAGGAAAAGTGCAGGAGTTTGACAGTGGGCTGCTCCACTGGAGTGCCGGCGGCGGAGACAGCACGGAACACATCCAGACCCACTTTGAAAGGAGGGAGGAATTCCTGGTCCCACGAGAACGAGTGCTGGTCATCCCCACAACCAAGAGGAAACGGCCAGAACCAGAGAACGTGGGGGACAAGGAAAATGCTACCCCCACAGAGAAAGACAAGCAGAAGGGGGGTAGGGATCAGAGGCCCTCCCAGCCATCATCCACAGAGAAGGCCTCAACAACAACCGACGGTAAGGAGGGGAAGTCCGAGCACTCGGACGCTGAGACAGAGGAAATGTCACAGACGGAAGAGCCCCAGAGTCAGCAGGAGCACGACAAATCGAGCGGACCCCCTCGTCAGCAAGTCCCCCAGCGTGTGGTGGAGGACGAGCCTCACAGCAAGGACGAGGGCCCACTGGTTACACTGGACAACTGGCAGGATGCTCTGGCCCGCCGCTGTGTTTGCGTCTCCAACATCGTGCGCAGCCTCTCCTTTGTGCCTGGCAACGACCAGGAGATGTCCAAACACCCTGGCCTCATGCTGCTGCTGGGTCGCCTAGTGCTGCTGCACCACCGCCACCCTGAGAGGAAACAGGCCCCGCTCACCTACGAGAAGGAGGAGGAGTCTGATGACTGTCTTGGCCAGAGGGACGAATGGTGGTGGGACTGCCTGTCGCTGTTGAGGGAGAACTGCCTGGTCACTCTGGCCAACATCTCTGGCCAGCTGGACCTCTCCATCTACCCCGAGAGCATTTGCCTTCCGCTGCTGGACGGCCTCCTCCACTGGGCTGTGTGCCCCTCGGCTGAGGCCCAGGACCCCTTCCCCACGTTGGGGCCACACAGCGCAATGTCCCCCCAGAGACTGGTCTTGGAGACCCTCAGCAAGCTGAGCATCCAAGACAACAATGTGGACCTGGTCCTGGCCACGCCGCCGTTGGCTCGGTTAGAGAAGCTGTATGGGACCTTGGTGCGGCTGGTTGGGGAGAGAAAGGTGGCCGTCTGCAGGGAGATGTCGGTGGTGTTGTTGGCCAACCTGGCCCAGGGAGACAGCATGGCAGCGCGCGCCATTGCCGTGCAGAAGGGAAGCGTGGGTAACCTCCTGGGCTTCTTGGAGGACAGCCTGGCGGCCACCCAGCTACAGCAGAGCCAGAACTCTCTGCTGCACCTGCAGGGGATGCACTTCGAGCCCACCAGTAATGACATGATGCGGCGGGCGGCCCGGGCCCTGCATGCCTTAGCCAAAGTGGAGGAGAACCACTCAGAGTTCACACTCTACGAGTCACGCCTCCTTGACCTCTCTGTGTCACCTCTCATGAACTCGGTGGTGTCTCATGTCATCTGCGATGTACTCTTTCTGATTGGCCAGTCATGA